A window from Solanum stenotomum isolate F172 chromosome 5, ASM1918654v1, whole genome shotgun sequence encodes these proteins:
- the LOC125865820 gene encoding CBS domain-containing protein CBSX5-like: MAVPTFLNRNVSDLCVGKPALKPLSAAATVSEALALLNKSSEPHVSVWSCDHSKNVLEDECECRCVGKICMVDVICFLCKNENSDNLSKALETSVSQILPKANLIVRHLAPNSSLLEAIDYILEGTQNLVIPVQNYIGGKSRKTQSKSSSLSCKHRDGIEYCWLMQVDVVRFLLNFIGVFSPITTSSIESLNIIDCNVMTIRYHEPAMSALDSLTLAHVEQTSVAVVDDLDRLIGEISPSTLAYCDETAAAAIMTLSSGDLLAYIDCGGPPEDLVDLVKVILQEKKLGALLELMDEELSLSSSSSCSVSSCSSDDELGVCRNNNGSGRYSSARRAEAITCYSNSSLVAVMIQALAHRASSVWVMHEDNTLIGCVTFKGILKVFRSLANARQITR, translated from the exons ATGGCAGTTCCTACATTTCTAAATCGGAATGTGTCAGATCTGTGCGTAGGGAAGCCGGCGTTAAAGCCATTGTCAGCGGCTGCCACCGTATCGGAAGCGTTAGCTCTGTTGAATAAATCAAGCGAGCCTCATGTGAGCGTATGGAGCTGTGACCATTCGAAGAATGTTCTGGAAGATGAATGTGAATGTCGTTGTGTTGGGAAGATTTGCATGGTTGATGTGATTTGCTTTCTCTGTAAAAATGAGAATTCGGATAATCTTTCAAAGGCTTTGGAGACATCCGTTTCACAGATTTTGCCCAAAGCAAATTTAATTGTGAGGCATTTGGCGCCCAATTCAAG CTTGCTGGAGGCAATAGATTACATTCTTGAAGGCACCCAGAATCTGGTTATACCAGTCCAAAATTACATTGGCGGAAAATCAAGGAAAACGCAGAGTAAATCATCTTCCCTGAGTTGCAAACATCGCGATGGAATTGAATACTGCTGGCTAATGCAAGTAGACGTTGTCCGCTTCCTTCTGAACTTTATTGGTGTGTTCTCCCCTATCACCACTTCTTCAATTGAATCTCTCAACATCATAGATTGTAATGTCATGACTATTCGTTACCATGAACCTGCAATGTCTGCCTTAGATTCCCTTACTCTTGCACATGTTGAGCAAACTTCAGTGGCAGTTGTTGATGATCTCGACAGATTAATTGGTGAAATCTCCCCTTCCACTCTTGCCTATTGTGATGAGACTGCAGCAGCAGCAATCATGACACTTTCATCTGGTGATCTGTTGGCTTACATTGACTGTGGTGGTCCTCCAGAGGACTTGGTTGACCTCGTGAAGGTGATATTACAAGAGAAAAAGCTTGGTGCGTTATTGGAACTAATGGATGAAGAGTTGTCTTTGTCTTCGTCATCATCATGTTCTGTTTCTAGTTGTTCTTCTGATGACGAGTTAGGGGTTTGTAGAAATAATAATGGCTCAGGACGATATTCTTCAGCTAGAAGGGCAGAGGCCATCACTTGTTATTCAAACAGTTCATTGGTTGCTGTGATGATTCAAGCACTTGCACATCGGGCAAGTTCCGTTTGGGTCATGCATGAGGATAACACTTTGATTGGCTGTGTAACTTTTAAAGGAATCCTCAAAGTTTTCAGGAGCCTTGCAAATGCGAGGCAGATAACCAGATAA
- the LOC125865826 gene encoding uncharacterized protein LOC125865826, with protein MIPHQWAPPCNNQCTHKYSTLMQIPWRVFCKKGCDADGETWDECLSECEEICYKNPVLKDQQWSAYIDRSPGAASCSEECFHACVAGCGYKFDVPSQKVDQIHPSRPPPPPPKEKLTTPAVKRILPRKSSQTIDDIPGTSA; from the exons ATGATTCCTCATCAATGGGCACCTCCCTGTAACAATCAGTGCACCCATAAATACTCAACTCTCATGCAAATTCCTT GGAGAGTCTTTTGCAAAAAAGGATGTGATGCTGATGGAGAGACGTGGGATGAAT GTTTGTCAGAATGTGAGGAAATATGCTATAAAAATCCAGTTCTGAAGGATCAACAGTGGAGTGCTTACATTGACCGATCCCCTGGTGCCGCCAGCTGCTCTGAG GAATGCTTTCATGCTTGTGTAGCTGGCTGTGGATACAAG TTTGACGTTCCTTCCCAAAAAGTCGATCAAATCCATCCAAGCAGGCCTCCTCCGCCTCCTCCCAAAGAGAAACTGACCACACCTGCTGTGAAAAGAATACTACCCCGGAAATCTAGCCAAACGATTGATGACATACCTGGGACATCCGCGTAG
- the LOC125865822 gene encoding sphingolipid delta(4)-desaturase DES1-like produces the protein MGFEGEKREEEGVRMANDFFWSYTDEPHASRRRQILSQYPQIKHLFGPDPFAFLKISGVVLLQLWTATFLHDATWLKILIVAYFFGSFLNHNLFLAIHELSHNLAFSTPNYNRWLGIFANLPIGVPMSVTFQKYHLEHHRFQGVDGIDMDIPSETEAHVVKNVLAKSIWVILQLFFYAFRPLFLKPKPPGVWEFINFTIQLSLDGAMVYFWGWKSLAYLILSTFVGGGMHPMAGHFISEHYVFKPEQETYSYYGPLNLMTWSVGYHNEHHDFPRIPGSKLYKVKEIAPEYYENLDAYKSWSQVIYMYIMDRTVGPFSRMKRKLSMKANKSE, from the exons ATGGGATTTGAAGGGGAAAAGAGAGAAGAGGAAGGTGTAAGAATGGCTAATGATTTCTTTTGGTCATATACAGATGAACCTCATGCTTCTCGTAGAAGACAGATCCTCTCTCAGTACCCTCAAATCAAACACCTTTTTGGTCCTGACCCTTTTGCTTTTCTCAAG ATATCAGGAGTTGTTTTGCTTCAGCTTTGGACAGCTACCTTCCTCCATGATGCAACCTGGTTGAAGATATTGATAGTCGCGTACTTCTTTGGCTCTTTTCTGAACCATAATCTCTTCCTGGCCATTCATGAACTAAGTCACAACCTAGCTTTCTCTACTCCAAACTACAATCGTTGGCTTGGAATTTTTGCCAACCTTCCCATTGGTGTACCCATGTCTGTTACCTTCCAAAAGTATCACCTTGAGCACCATCGCTTCCAAGGAGTTGATGGAATTGATATGGACATCCCGAGCGAAACTGAAGCCCATGTAGTGAAAAATGTTCTTGCAAAATCTATATGGGTCAttcttcaacttttcttttaCGCATTCAGGCCTCTTTTTCTAAAACCTAAACCACCTGGTGTGTGGGAGTTCATTAATTTTACTATCCAGCTATCCCTTGATGGAGCTATGGTTTACTTCTGGGGCTGGAAATCACTAGCTTATCTTATCCTATCCACGTTTGTTGGGGGTGGGATGCATCCAATGGCTGGTCACTTCATCTCCGAGCATTATGTCTTCAAGCCTGAGCAAGAGACATACTCCTATTACGGACCCCTTAACCTCATGACTTGGAGCGTAGGATACCACAATGAGCACCATGATTTTCCAAGAATTCCCGGAAGCAAGCTCTACAAGGTGAAGGAGATTGCACCAGAATATTACGAAAACTTAGATGCTTACAAATCCTGGAGCCAGGTAATCTACATGTACATAATGGATCGAACAGTTGGACCTTTCAGCAGAATGAAGAGAAAGTTGTCTATGAAAGCAAACAAGTCCGAATAG
- the LOC125865825 gene encoding E3 ubiquitin-protein ligase AIRP2-like — protein sequence MYTGGLGGPMRKSFKDSLKVLEADIQHANTLASDFSGEYDGACLQMRMSYSPAAHIFLFLVQWTDCHLAGALGLLRILIYKVHVDGTTTMLTHERKASIREFYAVIYPSLVQLERGVTDSEDKKQNAVCQERYKRRDDEDYRQAYDLDIEREDECGICMEVNSKIILPNCNHIMCLKCYREWRSRSQSCPFCRDSLKRVSSGDLWVYMDSKDAVDMPTITKENLRRLSIYIEKLPLIVPDNVFDTYDDTHLR from the exons ATGTATACAGGAGGTTTAGGAGGGCCAATGAGAAAATCATTTAAAGATTCTCTCAAAGTTCTTGAAGCTGATATTCAACATGCCAATACACT TGCATCTGACTTTTCGGGGGAGTATGATGGTGCTTGCTTACAGATGCGAATGTCCTACAGTCCTGCAGCACACATCTTCCTTTTCTTAGTGCAATGGACTGATTGCCATCTTGCTGGTGCCCTTGGTTTGTTGAGAATTCTTATTTACAAG GTACATGTCGATGGCACAACAACCATGTTAACTCATGAAAGGAAAGCAAGCATTAGGGAGTTCTATG CTGTTATTTATCCCTCTTTAGTTCAACTTGAAAGAGGTGTCACAGACTCGGAAGATAAAAAACAAAACGCAGTTTGCCAGGAGAGATACAAGAGACGAGATGATGAGGATTACAGACAGGCTTATGATCTGGACATTGAAAGGGAAGATGAATGTGGAATTTGCATGGAGGTGAACAGCAAAATTATCCTTCCCAACTGCAATCATATAATGTGCTTGAAATGCTATCGTGAATG GCGTTCGAGGTCACAGTCGTGCCCCTTTTGCCGTGATAGCTTAAAAAGGGTGAGCTCAGGGGATCTGTGGGTATATATGGACAGCAAAGATGCAGTGGACATGCCAACAATTACAAAGGAGAATCTAAGAAGGTTGTCCATATATATAGAGAAGTTACCGTTGATCGTGCCGGATAATGTTTTCGACACATATGATGATACTCATCTAAGGTAG